From a region of the Paenibacillus segetis genome:
- a CDS encoding GNAT family N-acetyltransferase, translating to MEIRELESFSIEEQKILGSFGYISSYKYEVNKEEIFGRISFCVDRISLESPYIKIYQEEHEDYERYNRIIPLGFSKGVFLNNDLIAVAICEPIDWNNTLNIWNFQVNEKHRKMKIGKALMENIIELARSKGFRAVVLETQNTNVPAIEFYKKCGFELEGIDLSYYSNNDAESGEIAFFMKRKLKK from the coding sequence ATGGAGATTAGGGAACTAGAGAGCTTCTCAATAGAGGAACAAAAAATACTTGGTAGTTTTGGCTATATATCCTCTTATAAGTATGAGGTTAACAAGGAAGAAATCTTTGGGAGAATCTCTTTTTGCGTTGATAGAATTTCATTAGAGTCTCCTTACATTAAGATTTATCAAGAGGAACATGAGGATTATGAAAGATATAATCGAATTATTCCTTTAGGCTTCTCCAAAGGTGTCTTCCTAAATAATGATTTGATTGCTGTTGCTATATGTGAACCTATTGATTGGAATAATACATTGAATATATGGAATTTTCAGGTGAATGAAAAACATAGGAAGATGAAAATTGGTAAGGCATTAATGGAAAATATTATTGAATTAGCAAGATCCAAAGGATTTCGAGCAGTTGTTTTAGAGACCCAAAATACAAATGTACCTGCAATCGAATTTTATAAGAAGTGTGGATTTGAATTGGAGGGGATTGATTTGTCCTATTATTCGAATAATGATGCGGAGAGTGGAGAGATAGCATTTTTTATGAAGAGAAAGTTAAAAAAATGA
- a CDS encoding nuclear transport factor 2 family protein, with the protein MNRNQTSIIINEYFESWIKKDMEMFTKVVHDEAIIRECTGAVMEGKNELENWFTQWNNSDNKVDYWTIKEIGYDEVRNVAFVEWRFKCLFDAKEYEWEGSSIVYFKDSLIIELNEYEMKQDKFFPYRRSMYHT; encoded by the coding sequence TTGAATCGAAATCAAACATCTATAATTATTAATGAATATTTCGAATCATGGATCAAGAAGGATATGGAGATGTTTACTAAGGTTGTACATGATGAGGCTATTATAAGGGAATGTACTGGTGCGGTCATGGAAGGAAAAAATGAGTTAGAAAACTGGTTCACTCAATGGAATAATAGCGATAATAAGGTTGATTACTGGACAATCAAGGAAATTGGATATGATGAAGTACGTAATGTAGCGTTTGTTGAATGGAGATTCAAGTGCTTATTTGATGCAAAGGAATATGAATGGGAAGGGTCTAGCATTGTTTACTTCAAGGATTCTTTAATAATTGAACTAAATGAGTATGAGATGAAGCAAGATAAATTTTTTCCGTATAGAAGAAGCATGTACCATACATAG
- a CDS encoding acylphosphatase, with translation MSVFKKLRNEYVVWHANRVKIPTVTSGIIVRKNVTFSGKVQKVGFRLEIYSIARRMRLTGWVKNLKDGSVEAELQGEESHIDCLVKSMRSLKRASVRKMTIMDLPIIESEESFTIAE, from the coding sequence ATGAGTGTTTTCAAAAAATTACGAAATGAATATGTAGTTTGGCATGCCAATCGTGTTAAGATTCCAACAGTTACATCAGGAATTATAGTTAGAAAAAATGTAACTTTTTCTGGAAAAGTTCAAAAGGTAGGATTCCGCTTGGAAATCTATTCTATTGCTCGAAGAATGAGATTAACTGGCTGGGTGAAAAATTTAAAAGATGGAAGTGTGGAAGCAGAATTACAAGGGGAAGAGTCGCATATTGATTGTCTGGTCAAGTCCATGCGTTCATTAAAACGGGCGTCTGTTAGGAAAATGACTATAATGGATCTGCCGATTATAGAGAGTGAAGAAAGCTTTACTATAGCGGAGTAG
- a CDS encoding DinB family protein, with the protein MKTIQKMFEHLNWANQRILETLQNVKNGGLDQQLRLFSHILNAEQVWVTRLKGMDSSQMPIWSDGDITVCAKLIKQNEESYKTFLAEITENDLDSLITYRNSNGEEFKTSIRDILTHVALHGQYHRGQINSRLRADGIDPVSIDYIIFVR; encoded by the coding sequence ATGAAAACAATCCAAAAGATGTTTGAGCATTTAAATTGGGCTAATCAACGCATTCTAGAAACATTACAAAATGTAAAGAATGGGGGCTTGGACCAGCAGTTACGTTTATTTTCTCATATTCTCAACGCTGAACAAGTATGGGTAACTAGATTAAAAGGTATGGATAGCTCACAAATGCCTATCTGGTCGGATGGAGATATAACAGTCTGTGCAAAACTGATTAAACAAAATGAAGAAAGCTACAAGACATTTCTCGCTGAAATAACAGAAAACGATCTAGATAGCTTAATAACATACAGAAATAGTAACGGTGAAGAGTTTAAGACTTCTATACGAGATATTCTAACTCACGTAGCACTTCATGGTCAGTATCATCGAGGACAGATTAACTCGCGACTTCGTGCAGATGGTATTGATCCAGTTAGCATTGATTATATTATTTTTGTTAGGTAG